Genomic window (Oryza sativa Japonica Group chromosome 3, ASM3414082v1):
CCCGGAGTGCCGGTGCCCCGCCGGCTTCGAGCCGCGGTCGTCGGAGGAGTGGAGGCTGGAGAACGCCGCCGGAGGCTGCGTGAGGCGGCACCCTCTCGAGTGTCACGGAGACGGGTTCCTGGCGCTGCCGTACACCGTGCGGCTCCCGAATGGCTCCGTGGAGGCGCCGGCCGGAGCTGGGAACGACAAGGCGTGCGCGCACACCTGCCTGGTCGACTGCTCCTGCACGGCCTACGTTCACGACGGAGCGAAGTGCCTCGTGTGGAACGGCGAGCTCGTCAACATGAAAGCCTACGCGGCTAATGAGAATGGCCAAGGCGATCCTGGCCTCGCCGGAGCGGTGCTTCACCTCCGTGTCGCCCACTCGGAGGTTCCGGCGTCGTCGACGGAGCACTCGTGGAAGAAATCGATGGTAATCCTTGGAAGCGTCGTTGCGGCGGTGGTGCTGCTCTTGGCGAGCCTCGTCaccgtggtggcggtggcggcggtgttgCGGATGCGGCGTAGGAGGGGCAAGGTGACGGCGGTGCAGgggtcgctgctgctgctcgactACCATGCCGTGAAGACCGCGACGAGGGACTTCTCGGAGAAGCTCGGGAGCGGGAGCTTCGGCACGGTGTTCAAAGGCGCGCTGCCGGACGGGACGCCCGTGGCCGTCAAGAAGCTCGACGGTCTCCGGCAAGGCGAGAAGCAATTCAGAACGGAGGTGGTGACGCTCGGCATGATCCAGCACGTCAACCTCGTCCGACTCCGTGGCTTCTGCTGCGAGGGAAACAAGAGGGCGCTCGTGTACGACTACATGGCCAATGGCTCGCTGGACTCGCACCTGTTCGTCATGAGCGGCTCCAGCTCCGGCCCCGACTCCAAGCAGGTGACCCTGACTTGGAGCCAACGGTACAACGTCGCGGTTGGTGTGGCACGGGGCTTGGCTTACCTGCACGAGAAGTGCAGGGAGTGCATCATACACTGCGACGTCAAGCCGGAGAACATCCTCCTCGATCAGGAGATGGCGGCGAGGCTCGCGGACTTCGGCATGGCCAAGCTCGTCGGCCGCGACTTCAGCAGCGTCCTGACCACCATGCGGGGCACGGTGGGATACCTCGCGCCGGAGTGGCTAGCCGGCACGCCGGTCACCGCAAAAgccgacgtgtacagcttcgggcTCCTGCTCTTCGAGCTCGTCTCGGGCCGGCGGAACagcaccgcgccgtcgtcgtcgtcggagggcGGCCCTGGGATTTACTTCCCGGTTCATGCCGTGGTCAAGCTAAACGAAGGCGACGTGGCCGGGCTGGTCGACGAGAGGGTGGCCAAGGATGCCGACCCGAAGGAGGTTGAGAGACTCTGCAAGGTCGCGGGCTGGTGCATTCAAGACGAGGAAGGCGACCGGCCGACCATGGGGCTCGTCGTGCAGCAGCTCGAAGGCATCGCCAACGTAATGTTGCCGCCGATCCCTTCTCGGCTTCATATCCTGGCGATTGAGAACGAATGGGTCAGAGGTGTTCCAGAGGATGAGCGCTGCTCAAAGAGCGGTAGTAAACCAGAAACAGAAGCAATAGAAGAAATGTAGAACTGAAAAGAATCTGGGAGCACCCTACAGCTGAAGTGAAGATGCAGCGTCAGATATGAAAATGTAGTTGTAATGTCAGCATAGTTGATATTTCCCGTGTGGATGTATAGCCAGTACTGTACTGCAACTGTTCTGTAAATTCCTTAAATTCCGGAAACAGGATCAGACAAGTACCTTCTCTCGTTTTGTTCCCATCTAATTCTGGTCCATCCTTGCTGACAGCTGCACCTTTATTGAAGAAATCCATTAGTGCTACCCAGAAGTCCTTAACTAATTGTTGAAAACAACTTGTTGACAAAATTGCAGATCCACTCCTCCACACTCACTATAATTCTGTTATGTACAATTTTTAGATGGGAAAATTTTCTGATAACTACAAAGGGCATAAGAAGCATATATCTACACGGGCAACTAGTAACAACCTATACAGATTAAGAACTAAATACAACCCCAAAGAATGAACGAATATCACTATGTAACTACAAGAACCAACATATCAAGATGTACACTTTACAGgtaaagatgaagatgatgatacAGAGTAAAGAGCTTTAAGTAAAGAAATGAACTTCACAACTGTTTCTTCAGAGAACCACTTGAGTTTCCATGTATGCACTGTGTAAATTTCATCTGGTTGCTTGCTCTGTGAATTTGTAATGCTACCGTTACTGCAAAATCTTCCTTCATGTGCATGGTTGTCCAAAACTAATGTCAAACATCTCTTGTCACAGTGATCCACAACCTGAATACATGAAGAGAGAATATTGAATGAGTGATATCAACTTTCAATCTGACAGAACAGCTAAGCTTACTTACAATGATATCACAGCTTATTTTGGTAGGACACAACTTCACTAGCTAAAGGAATAAAGTCAGATGCAATCATGATTCATATACTTGATCGATTGATATTAAATTAAAGATGGCTGTTCGTGTTCAACAATAGGCAAGCAGCGCTTTGTTTGGATTGTGGAATAGGAGGGGTAGGATACGGATTGAGTTAAGATACAGGAATAGGGGAAAAATGGATGGTCAAGCAAGGGGCTATTGCTCTAAGCTCTGTATGTATGCTATTCCTTTCAGACATGGCATTACCTAACATCTTAAAATGCAACCAAAATCTAAAATGGGTACGTATGCTTACTGCTCCctgtttttctgtttttctgttTTTCATTTACATCACAAATATTTACAGCCAAGGAAGAAACAGAGTACTAAGGGTGAGTGTTAGTGACCTACTTAACATCAAGGTGGGAAGGAATTATCTTTTGGAGCTGTTGGAGCAAATCATGACAAATAACTAGCAAGGGAAATGTCAAAAGTAAACCATGGCTTACCACTTCTTGAATATCGTTGATAAAACAACAAGCATCCAGAGAAAAATATGGAGTATCCGGATCATCAGGGAGGGAACCAAACTGATGTATGTTCTCGATACACACAAATAATGACCCTTCAGTAACAGCGAGGGATCTAATAACAAAGGATCCTTCTGCAAAATAGAATGGACACTATTTCAGCAAGTTCCAGTTGACAGCAGACAAATAATGAATTAAGGTAACTGGAACAATCCTCATAGTTTTCATATGCCAAAATTGGAATATGACGTCAGTGGTAAAAATGCAGATAAAAAATCTGTGGTAAACTATTATAGTTTTCATAATGACCTCCCTCCCTACTTAGCTTATACAATAGTCATGCATACTCCTACCTCCTTTACCCACCTTTTTCCAAAGAATCCCACTCTATAAGGCTTCAAGGAAAATCTCAGACACACCCAAACATAATTTAGAACCATCAAACATAAGATAACGCAGGGACCGATCTGTTCTTAGTCCAGCCACAGAATAGTGTGCTGTTTCATCAACCAAATAATGCTTACCTTCAGTATCATTCTTCCAAAACATCAACAACGAGTAGAGAAATATTCCCATTTCCAAACTTGGATGGATACAATTCTCAAGCAATTTAAGTTGGACCTTCTCCCAGCTGCCATTTAAATACAGAACTAAGTATAATCAACAACATAAACCGAAAGTcgcaataaaaaaaagtttccttTTAAGCAAAAAAGAACAGTGTTTTGCTCACAGGGAAAGTAAAAGGCTAAACAAACCAAACCTTTGCAAAGATATACTACTAGTTAATTGTGGAAAATTAGACGCGGTTAAGAGCCAAAGTATATCTTCTGCTTCCTTGGAAGTCCTTGTCAAGAATAGGTGAGTTGTATTATCTGCCATGTGTACCCTATGATATTGCAAAACAAAAGTAAGCCTCATATAATTCAAATGAAAGTTGCTAAATATCAATATGCTAATATACCTCAATGCTTGTAGACCCAGTCCGATCAAAATATTCTCCAGATCTTCCATCCAATAGCTGCCCAAAACTCTTAGCATAGTGTCTACAAATTAATCAATACATAAGAATAGCTGTCACAATATTACAATAGAATAACAGTAAGAACTCACGTAAAACAACCATCTAGGTAAATTCCAGTTGCAACAGTCTAACAAAGATATTAGGACAATAAGCTTTTTAGATGATTCAATGGTTTGTAGAAAGCAAACCTTGTCCATCTTGAGCCATATCAACTAGCACAACATGTAGTTTATTTTGAGAACATCGCAGCAAGGCTACCTCTCTACACAAAGAGATAAAACAGTACACTTAAAAAAAGGAGATAAAACAGTTGTCTGGTGTACGACATAAAATGACATGGAACATGCAGACAGATTTTAAATAGCTAAAGCTTGATCTGTATATAACCTCACATCTATGCAAATTTCGGTTTCAGATCAAGAGAACCTAAAAGTGATAGTTACTGAATATCGTATAGAATTAAATGCTCAAGGAAACAAGTGGAATTGTAAAACGGAGCCATTTAACACATTTAAGGATATATTATTGATAACTGCACATAACACATTGAAGACATGGAAGTAACTTGAATCATGGAAAATGTTACTGGAAACAGATGCATGTGAATTTCTAGGTAAATATGCAAGACGATGAGCCAAAAGATTTTTTTGTTCATGAATAATGCCTGATTTTTCTgttcactttttttta
Coding sequences:
- the LOC4332099 gene encoding G-type lectin S-receptor-like serine/threonine-protein kinase At2g19130, which gives rise to MLLVGVLLLLFFNLHLPTAAIDTLTLGQSLLWNQTLVSNGGNFELGLFSPGKSNKHYLGIWYKKISKKTVVWVANRERPILEPSSCHLELSVHGDLRLFSTAPSNTLLWSSNASASSSPSPPRTTVATLQDDGNLVVNSNATRSRSRSPSSTTTTHVAWQSFDHPTDTWLPGARLGYDRGRGVHSFLTSWTDSENPAPGAFSMVIDARGLAKFDLLAGGEHRYWTTGLWDGEIFANVPEMRSGYFTGVPYAPNASVNFFSYRDRLPGAVGNFMLDVNGQMRRRQWSETAGKWILFCSLPHDACDVYGSCGPFGVCSNATNPECRCPAGFEPRSSEEWRLENAAGGCVRRHPLECHGDGFLALPYTVRLPNGSVEAPAGAGNDKACAHTCLVDCSCTAYVHDGAKCLVWNGELVNMKAYAANENGQGDPGLAGAVLHLRVAHSEVPASSTEHSWKKSMVILGSVVAAVVLLLASLVTVVAVAAVLRMRRRRGKVTAVQGSLLLLDYHAVKTATRDFSEKLGSGSFGTVFKGALPDGTPVAVKKLDGLRQGEKQFRTEVVTLGMIQHVNLVRLRGFCCEGNKRALVYDYMANGSLDSHLFVMSGSSSGPDSKQVTLTWSQRYNVAVGVARGLAYLHEKCRECIIHCDVKPENILLDQEMAARLADFGMAKLVGRDFSSVLTTMRGTVGYLAPEWLAGTPVTAKADVYSFGLLLFELVSGRRNSTAPSSSSEGGPGIYFPVHAVVKLNEGDVAGLVDERVAKDADPKEVERLCKVAGWCIQDEEGDRPTMGLVVQQLEGIANVMLPPIPSRLHILAIENEWVRGVPEDERCSKSGSKPETEAIEEM